The Macaca nemestrina isolate mMacNem1 chromosome 17, mMacNem.hap1, whole genome shotgun sequence genome contains the following window.
TCTCACTGACCGAGCAGTAGCGCCCCCTGCCGGGACCCTCGCCTGCGCCATGCGCGCCACGCCCAGGGCCAGGAGCCAGACAAGCCTAGGCCTGCGCGCCTGCAGAGCGGCGGCTGGAGACTGGAGCCACTGCCTCGCCGGTGCAGCAGCGCAGCAGGCACGATTCGGGGAGGGATTCGGCATGGCCGCGGGGTACCTTCCCAGGCCAGGGCCCTGGAGGCAGCTGGCACGGCCTGGTTCCCCTGCTTTGCTGTATGCTGATTCCCCAACCCGCTCCCCTGGGCTCAGATCTGTCCTGGGGCGGAGCCAGGCGGTCCTGAGGCCGAGATGAATCCTTAGAGGAGCGCTGTCCCCATCCCTTGCTCCTTGTGGCCGGTCCGCATTTCTGTTCACTAATCCCACTCCAGGACACTGCCCCTGAAGCCTTTGCATCTCTGCTCTTCACTCCTGGGGGGCAGCTGAGCTCCTCGCGTGCTGTGTCGCTGCTTTGTCCCAGACACAAACCAGCACGTCTAGGGCCCAGCCCCTCCCCAACCCCGGCATTTCAGCGTCAAGTGCACTTACCGGGGTACCcggctcccccagcccccacaccCGTCCTGGGTCTCAGGGTGGTTCCAGCTTCTCCTTGGGCAGCCAGAAGTTGGAGTCCCATCCCCcaaggcacattttttttttttttttttttgggtgatCAGGGAGTGTGTCCAAGGTAGCCCTCTGGCCTGGGCAAGCCCTGACTCCCTCATGGTGCCTCAGAGAGTGGGGAGCATATTGGGCTGGGTAAGCACTAGACCCTAGTAGACTGGACACAAAGGGCTCGCCCAGGGCCCTggcaccacccccaccccttcccaccagCTGCTGCTAGCCTCTGTGGTTGTACATCCCACTTGCCCCCACACGGAGACTGACTCTAAAACCCTTCATCCAATGGTGCTAACACCCGGCTCTCCCCTGCCCCACCTCACCCACCCAGAGAAGCACAGACCCCGCTAGGGGCAGGGGCCCACCGCACACCCTTGTCCCGGGCCTGTCTGGGACTGGCCTTCCCGGCTCAGcccctgaggctcagaggggacacaaaaagggatggaagaaaagaacaaagagaaactgTTCCTCTCACCCCCTTCCCTGATGCCAGGGGCACCAGACTGATTCTGAGGCACAAATAAAAGAGGCTTCAAACCGGAGGCTTTTGCTACCTGACTTTACTGGGGGGAACACCTACGGTGTGGGTTGGGGTCCTTCTGAACCTCAGAGTGGGGAGAGCTCTAGGGTAAGAGGCTGCCTGGTGGGCCCTGAGCCCCGGAGTGCATCGCCAGGTCTCCCAGGAGCATGGGGGTAGCATTTGCAGAGGCTGGGGGTCTTGTTCCCCTCACTCCCACCCATGCAGGAGGCACAGACTGAACGCTTAGTAAAATGTTTCATTCAGTACGTCTTGTTTTTCTGAGAGAGGCAACAGCAGAGGGTTGGGGGgcagtgtgtgtgtatttgtgatGAACCTAATTTCTCATGCCACTTCTCTCAAGATTTCTCCGCGGGGGCTGCCGCGAGGAAGCCGCCCTCGCCCCTGTCgctggaaagaaggaagagaactCTCTACCACAGACCTCTGTGGGTGTAACTGGGTCCGGCTCTGCAGCAAACGGGATGTGTATGTGTCTGCAGAACTGGGGTGACGCCCATCTGGTTTACCACTCAGGGTGATGGAAACCAGTGAGCTGATTAGGAGAAGCGCTGTCATTTTCCCCAGCCTGGGGGGACCCATCAAATCGCCACCCATCTGAGGTCAAGCTCAGGCTCCAATGTCCCCAAGCATCGCGTAAATACTAAGCACTTTCCCTGCCCTGGGCAGAGGACAAAGGGGCACACCACCTCGCCGTGCAGCACCATTGCTGGTCCCCCCCCAGACCTCCCTAGGCCAGTTCCAGCCGAGTCCCAGACGAGGCGCGCCGTCCAGCTTCCGCCGGACCGACATGGGTCTCCCCTGTGATCCAAGAGTTACGGTCTCCCGCGAGGGGCGGAGTTCCCCTCCCAGTCCCGCCCCCGGCCCCAGCCCAAGAGGGCGGGGTCCGGGACCAATAGCTGGGGCGGGGCCGAGCTTGTGCTCCCCGCCCCGCTCCGCCTGCCTGGCGCGCCGGGCTAGTCCGTGCCGTCCACCAGCTCGCACAGCATGTTCTCCAGAGCCGTGATGCGCTGCTCCTGGGCCTGCACCCGCTCGCGGAGGGCCTTGATCTCCTCCAGCAGCGTCTCCAAGGTGTGCTGCTGCTGGGGCGGAGGACGGAGAGGCCGTGTCGTATAGGGGCGGTAGGGGGAGATGTAGATTGGGCCAGGGTGCAGCAGGGTCGATCTTACCGACAAGGGGGCGTCGCTGGATGACTGGCTGCGGCGGGGGACGGAGGGCGGGCGCACGTCCAGGATGTTGCGCTTCGTGACCCGGAGCTCGCGGTGCTTCGGAGGCACGTAGCCGTCCCTCAGCGAAATGAGCACCGGATCGGCGTCCTGACCGGATAGCCATTCGTCCGCTTCTAGGGCCGGCTCCGGGCCCGGCGTATCCGGGTACAAATCGTCCTGGAACAGGTCTGACTGCGGGGGTGGGTGGGACAGGGGGACCTGCGTGAGAGGGGTGCGGGGCCTGCTCCGCTCCCTTCCGCCTAGTAGCCCTGCCCAACCCTTCTCCCGGCCCCTCACCTTGCGGGGCACAGTCATGATGATAGGTTCACACTTTCTTTCGTGTAGCTTGTAGAACCTATAAGGGAGCAGGGTTCAGCACCCCCGCAGACTTCCACGTCCTTAACTTCTCCTGTCTAAGACCAAGGGGGTTGGAGGCCAACACTTGCTGAGCGCCTACCATGCATATTGCACATTACACACATTATTGGTTCTATAGTAAAAGACTGAAGTTGAGAATGTAAGGCTAGTGAGCAGTGGGTCTGGCACTGAAACAGAACTGTCTTATCCCCCTGTCCCCCTTTTCCAAAGCACTGCATTACTGGGGAAGCCCCGTGGCTAGGACCCGACATGAGTAGGGGACAGAGGCGGGCAGGTGTTCGGGAGGGGCCAAGGCCGCTGACCGGGCGATCTCACACTTGCTGACATCCAGTCCCCTTTTGGGCATGAAACCCATGCCCCGCTGCGGCTCTTTGCTGCTGAACGTGTTCAGGTAGTGCACGAAAGGCGGCTCGTCGGTAATCTCAAAGTACCGAATGCTGCTGTCGCCCTGCAAAACCAGTCGGTTCAGGGGCGCGCCCGGACAAGGCCCTCCATATCTCCATCCAGCCCCGTGTTCTCCCTGCCCGGCCGTGAGCACCTTGCCACACAGGTAGACGATGCTGGAGTCGGGATCGTAAAAGGGCAATAGGACCCCGTTGCTTGTGTCCATCTCCTGCAGTGCCACTGGCTCCTCGAAGTTGTTCTGCCCGAGTACAGGAGGCGTGACcagccctgccccaccctcccgTGCTACTTCGGGACCCCCAGAAGCCCCTTTACGCTTCCTGGCCTTCCCAGACCGTATGCCCCAAACCTCTAGTGACCAGAGTTGCAGGCCCCTCCCCTGGGCacgtctctcctcctcccctgcgCACATCGCTCCTCCTCCCGGGCACATATACCCGCTGCGCGCCGCATGCAGTCACAGCAAACCACCCCCAGGGACTCGGCATCACCAGGTGGGGGCGCCAGCGCAGGATCCTTCACGCGACGCAGCAAAACTGGGCAGAGGGGTGGGTGTGAGAATGGCAGGCGCTGCAGAGGTGGCAGCAGCCTTCAgtcctgtccaggtgggcatgcCCTGCGGGTGGGGGGCGCCTGGCCACTCTCCCGTGATGCCAGTCCCCGGGGCACACACCCCAAGCCTCCAGCTGCGTTACCGGGTCCCACAGGCCCAGCTCTCGCTGGCTCATGCGGGTGAAGCCGGTGGTGAAGATATGGCCCTGTCGCGTGAAGACGGCCCGCATGGGCCTCATCCCCTCGTGGGCCGCAAACCTCtcctggggggagggggagacagggagggacaTCACCCAGCCGCCTGCTCTGAGCAGCATGGAGGGACGAGCAACCAGCTTGCTGACTTGGGTGTCCGGGGTGGAGGAGCGGAGGCGGGGAAGAGACAAAAGGGGCCTAAGCACTCAGCTTCCTGCGGGGCCACGGCTGGCCCCTGACCTGGAGAGCATCCGCGCCTGGAGAGAGCAGGAGGCACGCGGCTCTCAGCCGATCCCGAACCCTTAAGCGCGCTCAAAGGCCGATCCCTAGAGCAGGGGTGTCTGCTGGCTCCCCGGAGTCGCAGCGAGGCTTTTCCTGAACGGGGAGCTCCCCGCTCAGCTCGGGCCTCTTGGGCGCCAGCCACAGCCAGGGAAGGCGCTCCCGGCGGACCCAGCGAAGGAGCGAGCTAGCGCGCCCGGCGCGGCCTGGCCTACCGGGTCCCAGAGCGCGAGCTGCCGCTCACTCATCCTGCTGAAGCCGGTGCTGAGCAGCTTCCCGTCTGCGGTGGACAGCCCGCAGCGGGCGGGCGCCCTCGTGAGGCCGGGCTCTCTCCTGCTCGCGGGGTTAGTGGGTTAGAGCGCCCGCGCGCCCGCCCGACCGCGCTCGGCGCTTGTGCTCCACGCAGACATGCAAGCTGCCCACGCACCCGCACCCCAGGTTAGACTGAGGCCGGCGAGGCCAGGGCCTCAGCCCACCCAGGGCACCCGGCTGGGATAAGCAACATGCGAGGGTTGCCCCCCATCCCCCGCCCAGCGGGTCCACAAGGAGAAAGGGCCAGCCCTCGAGCCAGTGTCAGGCCCCAGACCCTGGAAGATGCGTCTGGGTGCCGGCTGAGAGGAGAGGGGTCCGGGAGCTCAGGTTTCATGCAGGTTCTGGTGGGAGGGTGGAGTTTCCAGCTTCTCCCCTCCTCAATCCCAAAGCGAGGAGCCCTTCTCTGAGCTTCTGAGAtgcaagggaggggagggaacagGAGCCGGGCAGAGAATTGCAGGCTGGGGGCTTACTTAGGGCAGAGACCTGTGGTTGCAGAGACGGGGGAAGAGGGCTAGTCTCTGGAGCAGGGATGTGACAGGTGAAAGCCAGGACCAGGGGCTCTGATAATGGTGGGTACAAGGTGCTGACAGCTGGCCACTGGTCAGGGGATGCTGGGGAGTGGCTAGGCCAGGCACTCACCGCCACCACTTGGCCTTTTCTGGGGTCAATGATGCGCAAGGTCTTGTCCTTGCAGGTGGTGGCTAGCAGGCTACCGTTGCTGTTCCAGCACACACTGTGGATGACGTCTGGGTGCATATCATCCAGGCTCAGCAGCACCTCCCCGGTGCCCACATTCCAGATGATGATCATATTGTCACCACCTGCCCAgagtggccaggcatggtcacCTGGGTCCCGCCTTTGCCGCCACCCACCCATCTATGGGGGAACCCTCCCTTGCCCCCAGACCTGCACTGAGCAGGACATTCCTGGCAGTAGGGTGCCAGGAGAGGATGCCCACACGCTTGGAGTGGCCCTCAAGTGTGATGATAGGTTCCGTAATGTTGCGCATGGGGGTATAGTCTGGAATCTGCCACACCTGGGTAGGAAGAAAAGGCATATGGTAGGTGGAATGAGGAGCCACCCTGTGCTTCCCTGCCGGCTCTCTTGAGTGGTAAGGGTGAAATGCAGGGCAAGATGTGCTGGCGCATGCTGAGAGCCAGGAGGGGGCACTGCCAGCTCTCCAGAGACCTCCCATTCACTCCAGCAGGGAGACTTCAGAGCGCTGCCCTGCTGCTCTGCAGGCACCACGTTGGCCATGGCTATAATTAGTCCTAAGCAGTGCATCCTGGGAAGGGGTAGGCATGTAGCTAAAAATAGTCTGggagctgggcagggcagggctctGGGACCAAGCACCTCCCTTATTACCACCCTTAGCACCTTCCCCAGCACAGGTGAGGCAGCCTTCCCTGCTCCCCTGCTCAACTGCCCAGCAGTAGCCCCCTGGCTCCTACCATGATGGTGGTGTCGTCTGAGGCACTGGCGATGACATTGTCATTGTGTGGACACCAGTCAATATCCAGCACAGGGGCAGTGTGCCCAGTGACCAGTGGGTAGTTCTTATCCACTCGCCCTGTCTGAGGGGTTGGAGAGGAAGATGTGGGGCTACTCTCCTATGTGGTTTTTAGGGGGTGGGTAGCAGATCTGCTTACACCTCAATTCCctattatctattttctttttgcagaTCCCTCTCCACATTTCTAACACCATCCAGTCCACTTGCTGCACTTTACTGAAGGCAGAGTTGAAACAGTTTAATATTAGGGACTCTGACACAGAGAGGTAAGATGGCCTCACCAAGGACACACAACAAGATACTCatagagctgagatttgaactttCCAGTCCAGTGCGCTTCCAAAGACACCTACTTGGAGGAGGCTGTTCTTCAGCCCGTTCTCCTATTGAAATGTCTGTGGGATTCTCCTGGTGGAAGAGGTCAAGGTAAGGTAATAGTGTAGTGCTGGACAGCCCTTTGCTGGCCTCCCTTGGCAGATCTCTTCCTTGTGGACCACTTTCACCTTGGAACCACAAGCAGCAAGCATTCCTGGTGCCTACTATCGCCAAATGGGAGTTGGGGGCCCACCTATTTTTTGGTCTTCACAGGCTGCTTGTGGGGGTTCTGAGACTTCTGCAGGGACAGGCACTAGTCCAGACCAGGCAGCGGGGGAGAGGGTGGCTATGTGGTACTGAAAGAGCAGACATATTGGGGGAGGAGGCAGCTCCAGCTGAAATTTGAGCCCTGAGGCCTGTGTCCCAGGATGGTGTCTGCATTGTCTAGGGTGAGTCACTGGCTTTGTCAGGCCTCTTCCTGACCCTGCCCCCTGTGGAGCCTCCCCTAACAAGGTGCAGGGGCCAGAATCCAGGTCAGGGTCATACCTTGGGGGTGGCGGGGAGTCATCCTTGGGATGTGGATGGCCAAGGGGCTTAAGGTTATGAAGCTAACATGGCAGTCATTGCCTGGTCCCCATCCTAAGGGTAAGGAGGGCTCTGGCCTCATGTATCatgttccccttcctttcccttccctttctttctatttcattgCAACAGCCCTTGGAGGTAGCCAGGGACTCTTTGGATAGAGCCTGACCCTGTCCTCAGTTTGCTGCTCTGAGATGTGACTTAATCAAATGGTCATCTTGGGCTAGGGAGGAGGTTTTCCACACCCAAAACATGAGGGGATGCGGCATTAGGAGAGGCAGTGATGGAATCTGGCCAGGCTTGGCTGTGCTGTGTCCCAACCATCTCCATCACCCGGCTCCCCTCCTGGTCCCTGCTGGGAATGGGGTGGTGCGTGGAGAGGTGGGAGGGCTAGGGAGTGGGAGTAGGCCACCCTGATgttagggtggggtggggtggcctCCCCTCTGGTCCTTGAGGGCTTGGGGAATAGGGAGGAGACAATCCACACAGACACTTCTCCTGACTGTGGAATGCAACTAGGTGAGAACACAGGCTGCCTTGGGAGTTCCCAGGGGCCCCAGCCAGTGTCTTCCCACTTGCTTCCTTTCCCTGGTCTCTCACCTTGGCCAGAGGCAGGACGATGAAGGCACCGCCGCCTCCAGCCTCCACAATAATGGCCAGGAATTTGGGGTTGACGGCACAGAAGGAGCTGTCccatgtgaccttggacacaCGGATATCCTCATAGGCCTGGTCGGCCTTTGCTGCCTGCCCAAACACATGGCGGAACTTGCTTTGCCGAACCACACGTCTGCTCATAGCTGCGGGCAGAGAGGTAGGATCTCAGTGCCCAGAAATGCCTTTGGTCCTTAGTCCTGTGAgctgtgggagggaggaggagtgggGGGGGGGTGGCTGATGAGAAGGGTTATGTGGTCAGGAGTCCGGTATAAGTCCATATAGTGTCTGGTCCTAGAAGCAGGGAGCTTTCTTCAAGGTGGTCAGAGTATGGGAAAGTTATTTTGCTGTGTAAA
Protein-coding sequences here:
- the LOC105476799 gene encoding coronin-6 isoform X5, with translation MSRRVVRQSKFRHVFGQAAKADQAYEDIRVSKVTWDSSFCAVNPKFLAIIVEAGGGGAFIVLPLAKVWQIPDYTPMRNITEPIITLEGHSKRVGILSWHPTARNVLLSAGGDNMIIIWNVGTGEVLLSLDDMHPDVIHSVCWNSNGSLLATTCKDKTLRIIDPRKGQVVAERFAAHEGMRPMRAVFTRQGHIFTTGFTRMSQRELGLWDPNNFEEPVALQEMDTSNGVLLPFYDPDSSIVYLCGKGDSSIRYFEITDEPPFVHYLNTFSSKEPQRGMGFMPKRGLDVSKCEIARFYKLHERKCEPIIMTVPRKSDLFQDDLYPDTPGPEPALEADEWLSGQDADPVLISLRDGYVPPKHRELRVTKRNILDVRPPSVPRRSQSSSDAPLSQQHTLETLLEEIKALRERVQAQEQRITALENMLCELVDGTD
- the LOC105476799 gene encoding coronin-6 isoform X6 codes for the protein MSRRVVRQSKFRHVFGQAAKADQAYEDIRVSKVTWDSSFCAVNPKFLAIIVEAGGGGAFIVLPLAKVWQIPDYTPMRNITEPIITLEGHSKRVGILSWHPTARNVLLSAGGDNMIIIWNVGTGEVLLSLDDMHPDVIHSVCWNSNGSLLATTCKDKTLRIIDPRKGQVVAERFAAHEGMRPMRAVFTRQGHIFTTGFTRMSQRELGLWDPNNFEEPVALQEMDTSNGVLLPFYDPDSSIVYLCGKGDSSIRYFEITDEPPFVHYLNTFSSKEPQRGMGFMPKRGLDVSKCEIARFYKLHERKCEPIIMTVPRKSDLFQDDLYPDTPGPEPALEADEWLSGQDADPVLISLRDGYVPPKHRELRVTKRNILDVRPPSVPRRSQSSSDAPLSQHTLETLLEEIKALRERVQAQEQRITALENMLCELVDGTD
- the LOC105476799 gene encoding coronin-6 isoform X4, whose amino-acid sequence is MSRRVVRQSKFRHVFGQAAKADQAYEDIRVSKVTWDSSFCAVNPKFLAIIVEAGGGGAFIVLPLAKTGRVDKNYPLVTGHTAPVLDIDWCPHNDNVIASASDDTTIMVWQIPDYTPMRNITEPIITLEGHSKRVGILSWHPTARNVLLSAGGDNMIIIWNVGTGEVLLSLDDMHPDVIHSVCWNSNGSLLATTCKDKTLRIIDPRKGQVVANNFEEPVALQEMDTSNGVLLPFYDPDSSIVYLCGKGDSSIRYFEITDEPPFVHYLNTFSSKEPQRGMGFMPKRGLDVSKCEIARFYKLHERKCEPIIMTVPRKSDLFQDDLYPDTPGPEPALEADEWLSGQDADPVLISLRDGYVPPKHRELRVTKRNILDVRPPSVPRRSQSSSDAPLSQHTLETLLEEIKALRERVQAQEQRITALENMLCELVDGTD
- the LOC105476799 gene encoding coronin-6 isoform X2; translation: MSRRVVRQSKFRHVFGQAAKADQAYEDIRVSKVTWDSSFCAVNPKFLAIIVEAGGGGAFIVLPLAKTGRVDKNYPLVTGHTAPVLDIDWCPHNDNVIASASDDTTIMVWQIPDYTPMRNITEPIITLEGHSKRVGILSWHPTARNVLLSAGGDNMIIIWNVGTGEVLLSLDDMHPDVIHSVCWNSNGSLLATTCKDKTLRIIDPRKGQVVAERFAAHEGMRPMRAVFTRQGHIFTTGFTRMSQRELGLWDPNNFEEPVALQEMDTSNGVLLPFYDPDSSIVYLCGKGDSSIRYFEITDEPPFVHYLNTFSSKEPQRGMGFMPKRGLDVSKCEIARFYKLHERKCEPIIMTVPRKSDLFQDDLYPDTPGPEPALEADEWLSGQDADPVLISLRDGYVPPKHRELRVTKRNILDVRPPSVPRRSQSSSDAPLSQHTLETLLEEIKALRERVQAQEQRITALENMLCELVDGTD
- the LOC105476799 gene encoding coronin-6 isoform X1, translating into MSRRVVRQSKFRHVFGQAAKADQAYEDIRVSKVTWDSSFCAVNPKFLAIIVEAGGGGAFIVLPLAKTGRVDKNYPLVTGHTAPVLDIDWCPHNDNVIASASDDTTIMVWQIPDYTPMRNITEPIITLEGHSKRVGILSWHPTARNVLLSAGGDNMIIIWNVGTGEVLLSLDDMHPDVIHSVCWNSNGSLLATTCKDKTLRIIDPRKGQVVAERFAAHEGMRPMRAVFTRQGHIFTTGFTRMSQRELGLWDPNNFEEPVALQEMDTSNGVLLPFYDPDSSIVYLCGKGDSSIRYFEITDEPPFVHYLNTFSSKEPQRGMGFMPKRGLDVSKCEIARFYKLHERKCEPIIMTVPRKSDLFQDDLYPDTPGPEPALEADEWLSGQDADPVLISLRDGYVPPKHRELRVTKRNILDVRPPSVPRRSQSSSDAPLSQQHTLETLLEEIKALRERVQAQEQRITALENMLCELVDGTD
- the LOC105476799 gene encoding coronin-6 isoform X7 codes for the protein MPSPWGWFAVTACGAQRNNFEEPVALQEMDTSNGVLLPFYDPDSSIVYLCGKGDSSIRYFEITDEPPFVHYLNTFSSKEPQRGMGFMPKRGLDVSKCEIARFYKLHERKCEPIIMTVPRKSDLFQDDLYPDTPGPEPALEADEWLSGQDADPVLISLRDGYVPPKHRELRVTKRNILDVRPPSVPRRSQSSSDAPLSQHTLETLLEEIKALRERVQAQEQRITALENMLCELVDGTD
- the LOC105476799 gene encoding coronin-6 isoform X3; translation: MSRRVVRQSKFRHVFGQAAKADQAYEDIRVSKVTWDSSFCAVNPKFLAIIVEAGGGGAFIVLPLAKTGRVDKNYPLVTGHTAPVLDIDWCPHNDNVIASASDDTTIMVWQIPDYTPMRNITEPIITLEGHSKRVGILSWHPTARNVLLSAGGDNMIIIWNVGTGEVLLSLDDMHPDVIHSVCWNSNGSLLATTCKDKTLRIIDPRKGQVVANNFEEPVALQEMDTSNGVLLPFYDPDSSIVYLCGKGDSSIRYFEITDEPPFVHYLNTFSSKEPQRGMGFMPKRGLDVSKCEIARFYKLHERKCEPIIMTVPRKSDLFQDDLYPDTPGPEPALEADEWLSGQDADPVLISLRDGYVPPKHRELRVTKRNILDVRPPSVPRRSQSSSDAPLSQQHTLETLLEEIKALRERVQAQEQRITALENMLCELVDGTD